In Ctenopharyngodon idella isolate HZGC_01 chromosome 2, HZGC01, whole genome shotgun sequence, the following are encoded in one genomic region:
- the slc7a8b gene encoding LOW QUALITY PROTEIN: large neutral amino acids transporter small subunit 2 (The sequence of the model RefSeq protein was modified relative to this genomic sequence to represent the inferred CDS: deleted 1 base in 1 codon), translating to MSSSGARRRAASVPDSDTDREPAVALKKEIGLLSACGIIVGNIIGSGIFVSPKGVLENASSVGLALIVWILTGVFTAISALCYAELGVTIPKSGGDYSYVKDIFGGLAGFLRLWIAVLVIYPTNQAVIALTFANYALHPLFPSCFPPERALGLLAAICLLLLTWINCFSVRWATHVQDVFTTGKLLALCLIIVMGIVQICKGHFYWLEPEHAFQPFQPYDMGRIALAFLQGSFAYAGWNFLNYVTEELVDPYRNLPRAIFISIPLVTFVYVFANIAYVTAMSPQELLASNAVAVTFGEKLLGVMSWIMPVSVALSTFGGVNGSLFTSSRLFFAGAREGHLPRLLAMIHVNRCTPIPALLFTCLSTLLMLCTSDIYTLINYAGFINYLFYGVTVAGQIVLRIKEPDIHRPIKVSLAWPVIFLIFWAFLLIFSLYSEPLVCGIGLAIMLSGVPVYLCGVYWENKPKSFRSFVAKVTHLGQKLCMAVYPTEEDRGGNEDKEEAG from the exons ATGAGCAGCAGTGGCGCCCGACGCAGGGCTGCTTCA GTGCCGGACTCAGACACGGACAGAGAACCAGCAGTGGCCTTGAAGAAAGAGATCGGACTCCTCAGTGCGTGTGGTATTATTGTAG GTAACATTATTGGGTCTGGGATCTTTGTAAGTCCAAAGGGTGTATTGGAAAATGCCAGTTCAGTGGGTCTGGCTCTCATAGTGTGGATTCTCACGGGCGTCTTCACTGCCATCAGTGCTCTGTGCTATGCTGAACTGGGAGTCACAATCCCAAAGTCGGGCGGAGACTATTCCTATGTTAAGGACATTTTTGGAGGGCTAGCTGG GTTTCTAAGGCTGTGGATTGCAGTGTTGGTGATCTATCCAACTAACCAGGCTGTGATTGCCCTCACGTTTGCCAATTACGCACTGCATCCTCTCTTCCCTTCATGCTTCCCTCCAGAGAGAGCTCTGGGTCTGCTCGCTGCCATCTGCCTGT TGCTGTTAACTTGGATCAACTGCTTCAGTGTCCGCTGGGCGACGCATGTACAGGATGTGTTCACCACAGGCAAGCTCCTCGCCCTCTGCCTCATCATCGTTATGGGCATCGTGCAGATCTGCAAGG GTCATTTTTATTGGTTGGAGCCAGAACATGCATTTCAGCCTTTCCAGCCCTATGACATGGGCCGCATTGCACTCGCTTTCCTCCAGGGCTCCTTCGCTTATGCAGGCTGGAACTTTCTTAACTATGTAACAGAAGAGCTCGTCGACCCCTACAG GAATCTGCCTCGTGCAATCTTCATCTCAATCCCTCTGGTCACTTTTGTCTATGTATTTGCGAATATTGCGTATGTTACAGCTATGAGCCCTCAGGAACTGCTGGCCTCCAATGCTGTTGCTGTG ACGTTTGGTGAAAAGCTGCTCGGGGTGATGTCATGGATCATGCCCGTCTCTGTGGCTCTTTCCACCTTCGGAGGGGTCAACGGTTCCCTTTTCACGTCATCTAG GTTGTTCTTTGCAGGTGCGAGGGAGGGTCATCTTCCCCGTCTGCTGGCAATGATTCATGTGAACCGCTGTACACCCATCCCTGCTTTGCTTTTCACT TGTTTATCAACTCTGCTGATGTTGTGCACCAGCGACATATACACCCTCATCAACTATGCTGGTTTCATCAACTACCTGTTTTATGGAGTCACTGTTGCCGGGCAGATTGTGCTTCGCATCAAAGAGCCAGACATACATCGGCCAATCAAG GTGAGCTTGGCATGGCCAGTAATTTTCCTGATTTTCTGGGCATTCCTGCTGATCTTCTCTCTGTACTCGGAGCCTCTGGTGTGCGGCATCGGTCTGGCCATCATGTTGTCAGGTGTTCCTGTGTATCTATGTGGCGTATATTGGGAAAACAAGCCCAAGAGCTTCAGATCTTTTGTTG CTAAAGTGACACACTTGGGGCAGAAGCTGTGCATGGCGGTTTATCCCACTGAGGAGGACAGAGGTGGAAATGAAGACAAAGAGGAAGCTGGATAG
- the ap1g2 gene encoding AP-1 complex subunit gamma-like 2, with amino-acid sequence MTPSVRLQEMIRVIRSARTQGEERGIIQRECADIRAQFRQGDNGERSHSLAKLLYVHMLGYPAHFGQMECVRLIASPRYNEKRMGYLGAMMLLDEKQDASLLITNSIKNDLSHSSQYVQSLALCTLACMGSAEMCRDLAPEIERLLRASNSYIKKKATLCAVHIIRKVPELAELFIPSARSLLSEKNHGVLHGAVVLITELCERNPDTLDQFRKAVPELVQIMKGLVTSSYSPEHNVAGISDPFLQVRILRLLRILGHNNDTASDAMNDLLAQVATNTDSSKTAGSAVLYETVLTIMDINSESGLRVLAVNILGRFLLNNDRNIRYISMTSLQKIVQTDHNAVQRHRGTIVDCLKDQDTSVKRRALELSLALVSAVNIRSMMKELLIFLSTCPPELRSQTASGIFNAAERYSPSKRWHIDTILHVLTTAGGDVRDETVPNLIQLISTASELHCYTVHKLYRALVKDISQQSLVQVACWCIGEYGDLLMKGECEEIEPVQVSEDDALEALETVLQSHMSSPATRGFALTATMKLSTRITDNVDRIRSIVSIYGSCIDLELQQRAVEYNALFKKYDHMRAAVLERMPVIDKNSPGHTNGDTSGEIKEPDTSKPKPVEAGLLSEPASQVCDLLDLLGGTDTPLQPNPAPTSTSTTTSSADLLDLLGGLEPTPVPSVTVYEKNGLSLKMQCDKQTETDITVTLIASNSTQSDVTNFTLQAAVPKSVQLQMKAPSGNVIPAHGLGQVTQTILLNNPSKVSLKMRVRVSYSNQGAVHQDTVQIDSFPSPAWNGQPSINPL; translated from the exons ATGACTCCATCAGTGCGTTTACAGGAAATGATTCGGGTCATCCGAAGTGCCCGGACACAAGGTGAGGAGAGGGGCATCATCCAAAGAGAGTGTGCGGACATCCGGGCACAGTTTCGTCAGGGTGACAATGGGGAACGttcgcacagccttgcaaaacTACTCTACGTGCACATGCTGGGCTACCCTGCACACTTTGGACAG ATGGAGTGTGTACGTCTGATTGCCAGCCCCAGGTACAACGAGAAGCGGATGGGTTACCTGGGAGCCATGATGCTCCTGGATGAGAAGCAGGATGCTAGCTTACTGATTACCAACTCAATCAAGAA TGACCTTTCTCACAGCAGTCAGTATGTTCAGTCTCTGGCTCTATGCACTCTGGCCTGCATGGGTTCAGCTGAAATGTGTCGAGACCTGGCACCAGAGATCGAACGGCTCCTCAGGGCCTCTAATTCTTATATCAAGAAAAAG GCCACGCTGTGTGCCGTCCACATAATAAGAAAGGTCCCAGAGCTTGCAGAGCTGTTTATTCCTTCAGCAAGGTCTCTTCTGTCTGAGAAGAACCATG GGGTTTTGCATGGGGCTGTAGTTCTCATCACTGAATTGTGTGAGCGAAATCCTGACACTCTCGATCAGTTCCGCAAG GCTGTTCCTGAACTGGTTCAGATCATGAAAGGTCTTGTGACATCCAGCTATTCTCCAGAGCACAATGTAGCTGGTATCAGCGACCCCTTTCTGCAG GTGCGCATTCTTAGATTGCTAAGGATTCTGGGTCACAATAATGACACCGCTAGTGATGCCATGAATGACTTGTTGGCACAg GTGGCTACAAATACAGACAGCAGTAAGACTGCAGGCAGTGCTGTGCTGTATGAAACGGTCCTGACTATCATGGACATCAACTCAGAGAGTGGACTTAGG GTGCTAGCTGTAAATATTCTGGGGAGGTTTCTACTTAATAACGACAGGAATATTCG CTACATATCAATGACATCACTCCAGAAGATAGTGCAGACGGACCACAATGCAGTGCAGCGGCACAGAGGCACCATTGTGGACTGCCTGAAAGATCAAGACACCTCGGTGAAACG TCGCGCACTGGAACTGTCACTCGCCCTTGTGTCGGCTGTGAACATTCGCTCAATGATGAAGGAGCTTCTCATTTTTCTTTCAACCTGTCCCCCAGAGCTTCGATCTCAAACCGCTTCTGGCATCTTCAACGCTGCTGAAAG GTATTCCCCTTCTAAGCGCTGGCACATTGATACCATCCTGCATGTGCTCACTACG GCAGGGGGCGATGTAAGAGATGAGACTGTGCCCAACCTAATCCAACTCATCTCTACTGCGTCTGAGCTCCACTGTTACACTGTTCACAAGCTCTATAGAGCGCTTGTAAAAGATATTTCACAG CAATCCTTGGTCCAAGTTGCGTGCTGGTGTATAGGGGAGTATGGAGACCTGCTGATGAAGGGCGAGTGTGAGGAGATTGAGCCTGTGCAG GTTTCAGAAGATGACGCCCTGGAGGCCTTGGAAACGGTTCTACAGTCTCACATGTCATCGCCGGCAACCAGAGGCTTCGCACTCACTGCTACCATGAAGCTGAGCACTCGTATCACTGACAACGTCGA TCGAATCAGAAGTATTGTCAGTATTTACGGCAGCTGCATTGACCTGGAACTTCAGCAGAGAGCGGTCGAATATAACGCGCTCTTCAAGAAATATGACCACATGAG AGCTGCAGTGTTGGAAAGAATGCCTGTGATTGATAAGAACTCACCTGGACACACTAATGGAGACACATCAGGAGAGATTAAGGAGCCGGACACATCCAAACCCAAACCAGTGGAGGCAGGTTTGCTCTCAGAACCAGCAAGCCAG GTGTGTGACCTTCTGGATCTCTTGGGTGGGACCGACACACCTCTTCAGCCCAACCCCGCCCCAACCAGCACTTCAACAACTACCTCTAGTGCCGATCTTCTTGACCTGCTGGGAGGACTGGAGCCGACACCAG TTCCCTCTGTGACGGTGTATGAGAAGAATGGATTGAGTCTGAAGATGCAGTGTGACAAACAGACAGAAACTGACATCACGGTCACCCTTATTGCCTCTAACTCCACTCAGAGTGACGTCACCAACTTCACTCTTCAAGCAGCAGTACCTAAG